One segment of Deinococcus aerius DNA contains the following:
- a CDS encoding type II toxin-antitoxin system RelE/ParE family toxin — MKFEFGSAVVKDIYEQGESSRHASAFGPEVVRGLSKAMTAIEAATDERDLRALRSLNYEALKGKRAHQNSLRLNKQWRLIVERRKAEDGTWLLIVDIEDYH, encoded by the coding sequence GTGAAGTTCGAGTTCGGTTCAGCCGTCGTCAAGGACATCTACGAGCAGGGCGAGTCGTCACGGCACGCGAGTGCGTTCGGTCCAGAGGTCGTTCGGGGCTTATCCAAGGCCATGACTGCCATCGAGGCCGCAACGGATGAGCGGGACCTGCGGGCCCTCCGGTCCCTGAACTACGAGGCCCTGAAGGGCAAACGTGCCCACCAGAACTCGCTGCGCCTGAACAAGCAGTGGCGGCTTATCGTCGAACGCCGGAAGGCCGAGGACGGGACGTGGCTGCTCATCGTGGACATTGAGGACTACCACTAG
- a CDS encoding type I restriction endonuclease subunit R, with amino-acid sequence MSHGPEYHEVEFPLIEQLTRMGWEHLMGDIHVPDLTERESFKQTLLEGRLREAVRRINAPLYPWLDDSHVSEAMSQLTRLPTGILGLLPVNAHLTGLLLDGVQVTGPDGKGHTLRFVDFRQPENNDLLAINQFRVDPPGYVAGKGYIIPDVVLFVNGIPLVVVECKAPNVTSPMEHAVSDLLGYQNLRGSAQAEGVERFFHTVQLLVGTSFYRAVLGTVGARAEDFLTWKDTYPFTREEVQAGLGKPQLHPQQVLAAGVLHPRTLLDLLENFTLTDPRSKRVARYQQYRAVRKALSRLQAGETRLLGAELDGRGGVIWHTQGSGKSLTMMFLVRAIRTVPELRSFKIVVVTDRRDLERQLAGTARAAGEPFTVAKGVRQLNAALAQPGAGFVFGMVQKMRGQTGEAPLDEHRDPQQAVLNDSPNILVLVDEAHRSHTNAQHAYLRAALPNAALIGFTGTPIIKGQAKKTHEIFGPMIDTYTILQSQEDRATVPILYEGRTVNAFLKDGQSLDGLFDTFFDELSDEARQKLQQKYGTMGELLEAPRLIALKARDMLLHYASQVLPNGFKAQVVAHSRRAAVEYHRAFGKAQAELVEELETLNPMFLGLSPEKLARLDERTRALVLAHPHRERLRALEFAPVISAGPTDPPEWEEWTDPARQELRIGDEGQFKNAGHPLGILIVKSMLLTGFDAPVEQALYLDRNIKNHELLQAIARVNRTYPGKRHGLVVDYYGVGHHLAQALSDYTQTDVAGAMTSIKDTLPLLEAAHHEVTRIFTEAGLSLEAREDCVNHLADAKLRAEFKVKLRAFLSALDTVLPRPEALRFVKDAALLGSIRDTARQVYQDDTEDEVLGAGEKVRALIAQYVDASGVQVKVPRIEVLDPNFGQQVSGYTSKRTQAAAMEHAARHFINLHLEEDPVYYRKLSEKLEELLRQHKEHWEALVEALFAFYQELQAGRPADSTGLDPQTEAPLFSLLLDAQPGKGEDLAGDQRQRLIEGTTTIVQELRKRTAIPDFWRNAVQQKQARGWLVRHLDMQDLVGFEACEKTADELMNLARRLHASWTEAGKTAPTASPLQSGA; translated from the coding sequence GTGAGTCACGGCCCGGAGTACCACGAAGTCGAGTTCCCGCTCATCGAGCAGCTCACCCGGATGGGCTGGGAGCATCTGATGGGGGACATCCACGTCCCGGACCTCACCGAGCGCGAGAGCTTCAAGCAGACCCTGCTGGAGGGCCGACTGCGCGAGGCCGTGCGGCGCATCAACGCCCCGCTGTACCCGTGGCTGGACGATTCGCACGTCTCCGAGGCGATGTCCCAGCTCACCCGCCTGCCGACCGGCATCCTGGGCCTGCTGCCCGTCAACGCGCACCTGACGGGCCTGCTGCTCGACGGCGTGCAGGTCACCGGGCCGGACGGGAAGGGCCACACCCTGCGCTTCGTGGATTTCCGCCAGCCCGAGAACAACGACCTCCTCGCCATCAACCAGTTCCGGGTGGACCCGCCTGGGTACGTGGCCGGGAAGGGGTACATCATCCCCGACGTGGTGCTGTTCGTGAACGGCATCCCGCTCGTGGTCGTGGAGTGCAAGGCGCCGAACGTGACCAGCCCGATGGAGCACGCGGTCAGCGACCTGCTGGGCTACCAGAACCTTCGGGGCAGCGCCCAGGCCGAAGGGGTGGAGCGGTTCTTCCATACGGTGCAACTCCTGGTCGGGACGAGCTTCTACCGGGCCGTCCTAGGCACCGTGGGAGCAAGGGCTGAGGACTTCCTGACCTGGAAGGACACCTACCCCTTCACCCGCGAGGAGGTGCAGGCCGGGCTCGGCAAGCCGCAGCTTCATCCCCAGCAGGTGCTGGCGGCGGGCGTGCTCCACCCCAGGACCCTGCTCGACCTGCTGGAGAACTTCACGCTGACGGACCCCAGGAGCAAGCGGGTGGCGAGGTATCAGCAGTACCGGGCGGTGCGGAAGGCCCTGTCAAGGCTCCAGGCGGGCGAGACCCGTCTGCTCGGTGCCGAGCTGGACGGGCGCGGCGGCGTCATCTGGCACACCCAGGGGTCGGGCAAGAGCCTGACCATGATGTTCCTGGTGCGGGCCATCCGCACGGTGCCGGAGCTGCGCTCCTTCAAGATTGTCGTCGTGACTGACCGCCGCGACCTGGAGCGGCAACTGGCGGGCACGGCGAGGGCGGCGGGCGAACCCTTCACGGTGGCGAAGGGCGTGCGGCAGCTCAACGCGGCCCTCGCACAACCCGGCGCAGGCTTCGTGTTCGGCATGGTGCAGAAGATGCGCGGCCAGACCGGGGAGGCCCCATTAGACGAACACCGCGACCCGCAGCAGGCGGTCCTCAACGACAGCCCGAACATCCTCGTGCTGGTGGACGAGGCGCACCGCTCGCACACCAACGCGCAGCACGCCTACCTGCGGGCCGCCCTGCCGAACGCGGCGCTCATCGGCTTCACCGGCACGCCCATCATCAAGGGTCAGGCGAAGAAGACGCACGAAATCTTCGGCCCGATGATTGACACCTACACCATCCTGCAAAGTCAGGAGGACCGGGCGACGGTGCCCATCCTCTATGAAGGCCGGACGGTGAACGCCTTCCTGAAGGACGGGCAGAGCCTGGACGGCCTGTTCGACACCTTCTTCGACGAGCTGAGCGACGAGGCCCGCCAGAAGCTCCAGCAGAAGTACGGCACGATGGGCGAACTCCTCGAAGCGCCGAGGCTCATCGCCCTCAAGGCCAGGGACATGCTGCTGCACTACGCCTCTCAGGTGCTGCCGAACGGCTTCAAGGCGCAGGTCGTGGCACACAGCCGCCGCGCCGCCGTGGAGTACCACCGGGCATTCGGCAAGGCACAGGCGGAACTGGTCGAGGAGCTGGAGACCCTAAACCCCATGTTCCTGGGCCTGTCCCCGGAAAAGCTCGCCCGGCTGGACGAACGCACCCGCGCCCTGGTGCTGGCCCACCCCCACCGGGAGCGGCTGCGTGCCCTGGAGTTCGCTCCGGTCATCTCCGCAGGCCCGACCGACCCCCCAGAGTGGGAGGAGTGGACGGACCCGGCCAGGCAGGAACTCCGCATCGGCGACGAGGGGCAGTTCAAGAACGCCGGGCACCCCCTGGGCATCCTCATCGTGAAGAGCATGTTGCTCACCGGCTTCGACGCCCCGGTCGAGCAGGCTCTGTACCTCGACCGGAACATCAAGAATCACGAACTACTCCAGGCCATAGCCCGCGTGAACCGGACGTACCCCGGCAAACGGCACGGCCTCGTCGTGGACTACTACGGGGTGGGGCACCACCTCGCCCAGGCTCTCTCCGACTACACCCAGACGGACGTGGCGGGCGCGATGACCTCCATCAAGGACACGCTGCCCCTGCTGGAAGCGGCCCACCACGAGGTCACGCGCATCTTCACCGAGGCCGGTCTGAGCCTGGAGGCCCGCGAGGACTGCGTGAACCATCTGGCCGACGCCAAGCTGCGGGCCGAGTTCAAGGTGAAGCTGAGGGCCTTCCTGAGTGCCCTGGACACAGTGCTGCCGAGGCCGGAAGCCCTGCGGTTCGTGAAGGACGCCGCCCTGCTGGGCAGCATCCGCGACACCGCCCGGCAGGTCTACCAGGACGACACCGAGGACGAGGTGCTGGGCGCGGGTGAGAAGGTCAGGGCGCTCATCGCGCAGTACGTGGACGCGAGCGGCGTTCAGGTGAAGGTGCCCCGCATCGAGGTGCTCGACCCCAACTTCGGGCAGCAGGTGAGCGGGTACACGTCCAAGCGCACCCAGGCCGCCGCGATGGAGCACGCCGCCCGGCACTTCATCAACCTGCACCTCGAAGAGGACCCGGTTTATTACCGCAAGCTCAGCGAGAAGCTGGAAGAACTGCTCCGGCAGCATAAAGAACACTGGGAGGCGCTGGTGGAGGCCCTGTTCGCGTTCTATCAGGAGTTGCAGGCGGGTCGCCCCGCCGACAGTACCGGGCTCGACCCCCAGACCGAGGCACCTCTGTTCAGCCTGCTGCTCGACGCACAGCCGGGAAAGGGGGAGGACCTGGCGGGCGACCAGCGCCAGCGGCTCATTGAGGGCACCACGACCATCGTTCAGGAGCTTCGAAAACGAACGGCTATCCCGGACTTCTGGCGCAACGCTGTCCAGCAGAAGCAGGCACGCGGCTGGCTGGTCCGTCACCTGGATATGCAGGACTTGGTAGGGTTCGAGGCGTGCGAGAAGACCGCCGACGAGCTGATGAACCTGGCGCGGCGACTGCACGCGAGCTGGACCGAAGCCGGGAAGACCGCGCCGACCGCCTCCCCCCTCCAGAGTGGTGCCTGA
- a CDS encoding M48 family metallopeptidase encodes MREDRRRADEPGAATARELDRSREDRADRLPPPEWCLTLTDLTFTVRESARRKTLSIGVERDGGLVILAPLGVDQGQVAELAASRRDWLYGKLAEKNRLHRPTRTREFVTGEGFWYAGRSYRLLVSQGEAEGEALRLGAGRFRLSRAHVAQGRELFIGWYTTHLLAWAEEQLIRLRPRLRVDPTSLRVTDLGHRWGSCGARHDVALHWRVALLPRRMAEYVLVHELIHLEHHHHKAAFWERLEVLLPDYAERKSWLALHGADYDL; translated from the coding sequence GTGCGAGAAGACCGCCGACGAGCTGATGAACCTGGCGCGGCGACTGCACGCGAGCTGGACCGAAGCCGGGAAGACCGCGCCGACCGCCTCCCCCCTCCAGAGTGGTGCCTGACCCTTACTGACCTGACGTTCACCGTCCGGGAAAGCGCCCGCCGCAAGACGCTCTCCATTGGGGTCGAACGGGACGGCGGGCTGGTTATCCTGGCCCCCCTCGGCGTGGACCAGGGCCAGGTCGCGGAACTGGCGGCCTCTCGTCGGGACTGGCTGTACGGCAAGCTGGCGGAGAAGAACCGACTGCACCGCCCCACCCGGACGCGGGAGTTCGTGACCGGCGAGGGCTTCTGGTATGCCGGACGGTCCTACCGACTGCTGGTGAGTCAAGGCGAGGCCGAAGGGGAAGCTCTCCGACTTGGGGCCGGACGGTTCCGGCTCAGCCGTGCTCACGTCGCCCAAGGCCGGGAGCTGTTCATTGGCTGGTACACCACGCACCTGCTAGCCTGGGCCGAAGAGCAGCTCATTCGGCTGAGGCCGAGACTACGTGTGGACCCCACCAGCCTCCGCGTCACTGACCTCGGCCACCGCTGGGGGTCCTGCGGCGCCCGCCATGACGTGGCCCTGCACTGGCGCGTAGCCCTGTTGCCCCGACGGATGGCCGAGTACGTGCTGGTCCACGAACTGATTCATCTAGAGCACCACCATCACAAGGCCGCATTCTGGGAGCGGCTGGAGGTGCTGTTGCCGGACTACGCCGAACGGAAGTCCTGGCTGGCTTTGCATGGCGCGGATTACGACCTGTAG
- a CDS encoding HigA family addiction module antitoxin has translation MTRPLPAYVPTPGEMLKDELEARGLTQKEFAEILGRPPQAVSEIINAKKSVTPEMALLLAEALGTTPEFWTNLQTQYDLFKARQRRTPDPELPVKMRLHELVPVAELQKRGVLPRTRNTEELKGAVLSFLGIGHLDEPIQMAANFRQNGHWTPDNNAQLAWLKCVEHEARRRAAKLPPYSPEALDAVVRTLVTLTVDRKGVRRIPDLLAQAGILFVLSQKMPRSGVNGAAFWMNGHPVVALSDGYPHLDRFWFNLLHELAHIRLGHEGVLLDEFGSGQDRDSPQEREADAYARDHLIPPDAWAAFMAAGQFQPEHMQAFAARTGRHPSIVSGRFCFERGDQANWRKYSVLNDNLKDELDRLRAC, from the coding sequence ATGACCCGCCCCCTCCCCGCATACGTGCCCACGCCCGGCGAGATGCTGAAGGACGAACTGGAAGCGCGTGGCCTGACCCAGAAGGAGTTCGCTGAGATTCTTGGCCGTCCGCCGCAGGCTGTCAGCGAAATCATCAACGCCAAGAAGAGCGTGACCCCGGAGATGGCCCTCCTTCTGGCGGAGGCACTGGGCACCACCCCGGAGTTCTGGACGAACCTCCAGACCCAGTACGACTTGTTCAAGGCCCGCCAGCGCCGTACCCCGGACCCGGAGTTGCCGGTCAAGATGCGCCTGCACGAACTTGTGCCCGTGGCCGAATTGCAGAAGCGCGGTGTCCTGCCCCGGACCAGGAACACAGAGGAACTCAAGGGGGCCGTCCTGTCGTTCCTCGGCATCGGCCACCTCGACGAGCCGATTCAGATGGCGGCGAACTTCCGCCAGAACGGGCACTGGACGCCCGACAACAACGCCCAGCTCGCCTGGCTCAAGTGCGTCGAGCATGAGGCGCGGCGACGCGCGGCGAAGCTACCGCCCTACAGCCCGGAAGCTCTGGACGCTGTGGTGCGGACCCTGGTGACCCTGACCGTGGACCGGAAGGGCGTGCGCCGGATTCCCGACCTGCTGGCCCAGGCGGGCATCCTGTTCGTGCTCTCCCAGAAGATGCCCAGGAGCGGGGTGAACGGCGCAGCCTTCTGGATGAACGGCCATCCTGTGGTGGCCCTGAGTGACGGCTACCCCCATCTGGACCGCTTCTGGTTCAACCTCCTGCACGAGCTGGCCCATATCCGGCTGGGTCATGAGGGCGTGTTGCTCGATGAGTTCGGCAGCGGGCAGGACCGGGACTCACCCCAGGAACGTGAAGCTGATGCCTACGCCCGTGACCACCTCATTCCTCCGGACGCCTGGGCAGCATTCATGGCTGCTGGGCAGTTCCAGCCGGAGCACATGCAGGCATTCGCTGCCCGGACAGGTCGTCACCCCAGCATCGTCTCCGGACGGTTCTGCTTCGAGCGGGGGGACCAAGCCAACTGGAGGAAGTATTCGGTCCTCAACGACAACCTGAAGGACGAACTCGACCGGCTTCGCGCCTGCTGA
- a CDS encoding nitrilase-related carbon-nitrogen hydrolase: protein MTATPDRSPPDRPSPDRHFRAVAVQPQWSAADFTSAAAFRAWMRAQLELARPLLAPDRPNLVVLTELNGLPLVLRGAPLAARAGTFERAALLLFLHHLPRVLPVLLRERVSPVRALQLALSAGNTRLYLETCRDLAREYGVYLCCGSAPMPRYRLEGRRLLREPGILHNEAVILGPGGELIGVADKVHLTPDEEGEGVDLTPGPLDELRVFPTPVGDLGVAISLDAFRADVTSRLEEQGCTVLLQPDANGAPWTAPEGLPPDPGNVRDQPLAWLESSWQATTTGRSIRYAVNPMVVGNLLDLTFDGQSAITGRAEDAPEPRSYVLTGPRPGFLALLPWVEEGEPGHLREVGRHLAARSGHPRENRYRTGVLHADLSLPPSRVPVPPRTRHEEALAALLGGRATLPAPPPLWPLLGLPAALAAFRLWGRRGR, encoded by the coding sequence ATGACCGCCACTCCCGACCGTTCCCCCCCTGACCGGCCCTCCCCTGATCGGCACTTCCGCGCCGTTGCCGTGCAGCCGCAGTGGAGCGCCGCCGATTTCACGAGTGCCGCCGCCTTTCGCGCCTGGATGCGCGCTCAGTTGGAGCTGGCCCGCCCCCTCCTCGCGCCGGATCGCCCCAACCTCGTCGTGCTGACCGAGCTGAACGGGCTGCCGCTGGTGCTGCGGGGCGCCCCGCTCGCCGCCCGGGCCGGGACCTTCGAGCGGGCCGCGCTCCTGCTCTTCCTGCACCACCTGCCCCGGGTCCTGCCCGTGCTGCTGCGCGAGCGCGTCTCGCCCGTCCGGGCGCTGCAACTCGCCCTGAGCGCGGGAAACACCCGCCTGTACCTGGAGACCTGCCGCGACCTCGCCCGGGAATACGGCGTGTACCTGTGCTGCGGCAGCGCGCCCATGCCGCGCTACCGTCTGGAGGGGCGGCGCCTGCTGCGCGAGCCGGGCATCCTGCACAACGAGGCCGTGATCCTGGGTCCCGGGGGCGAGCTGATCGGCGTCGCCGACAAGGTCCACCTCACCCCGGACGAGGAGGGGGAGGGCGTGGACCTGACCCCCGGCCCCCTGGACGAGCTGCGTGTCTTTCCCACCCCGGTCGGTGACCTCGGCGTCGCCATCAGCCTCGACGCCTTCCGCGCGGACGTGACCTCGCGGCTGGAGGAACAGGGCTGCACGGTCCTCCTGCAACCCGACGCGAACGGGGCGCCGTGGACCGCCCCCGAAGGCCTCCCGCCCGATCCCGGGAATGTCCGCGACCAGCCCCTCGCCTGGCTCGAATCGAGCTGGCAGGCCACGACGACGGGGCGCTCCATCCGCTACGCGGTCAACCCCATGGTGGTTGGCAACCTCCTCGACCTCACCTTCGACGGGCAGAGCGCGATCACGGGCCGGGCGGAGGACGCCCCCGAACCCCGTTCCTACGTTCTGACGGGGCCGCGCCCCGGCTTCCTCGCGCTGCTCCCCTGGGTGGAGGAGGGGGAACCCGGGCACCTGCGCGAGGTGGGCCGTCACCTCGCCGCCCGCAGCGGTCACCCCCGCGAGAACCGCTACCGCACGGGCGTGCTGCACGCCGACCTGAGCCTGCCGCCCAGCCGCGTCCCCGTTCCCCCCCGCACCCGCCACGAGGAGGCCCTGGCCGCCCTGCTGGGGGGCCGCGCCACCCTCCCGGCCCCCCCACCCCTCTGGCCGCTGCTCGGGCTCCCGGCGGCGCTCGCCGCGTTCCGCCTGTGGGGCCGCCGCGGGCGTTGA
- a CDS encoding 5-oxoprolinase subunit B family protein → MTGVTIERLGDAALVVRSPLARELLADLTARPLPGVREAVPALDVLTVLYDPLRVDAGGLSAALRERLARLRPGGEANARTHVLPVTFGGPDLGWCACQAGLSVSDFVRALCGTPLTVAFLGFTPGFAFLAGLPGRLRMPRLSAPRERVPAGSVALGGPWAGVYPRETPGGWRLVGHTDAVLFDPWRPEPVLWQAGDRVRFEVRA, encoded by the coding sequence GTGACCGGGGTGACCATCGAGCGGCTGGGCGACGCGGCGCTCGTCGTGCGCTCGCCCCTCGCGCGCGAACTGCTCGCCGACCTGACCGCGCGGCCCCTGCCCGGCGTCCGGGAGGCGGTGCCCGCCCTGGACGTGCTGACCGTGCTGTACGACCCGCTGAGGGTGGACGCGGGAGGCCTGAGCGCGGCCCTCCGGGAACGGCTGGCGCGGCTCAGGCCCGGCGGGGAGGCGAATGCCCGAACCCACGTCCTGCCGGTGACCTTTGGCGGGCCGGACCTCGGATGGTGCGCCTGTCAGGCGGGGCTGAGCGTGAGCGACTTCGTGCGCGCCCTGTGCGGCACGCCCCTCACGGTCGCTTTTCTGGGCTTCACCCCCGGCTTCGCGTTTCTGGCGGGGCTGCCCGGGCGGCTGCGGATGCCCCGGCTGAGCGCGCCCCGGGAACGGGTGCCCGCCGGGAGCGTCGCGCTGGGGGGTCCCTGGGCCGGTGTCTACCCCCGGGAAACGCCGGGCGGCTGGCGCCTCGTCGGGCACACGGACGCCGTACTGTTCGACCCCTGGCGCCCCGAGCCGGTGCTGTGGCAGGCGGGCGACCGGGTTCGCTTCGAGGTCCGGGCATGA
- a CDS encoding tyrosine-type recombinase/integrase, whose translation MQHRGKSHKQTPPPVPSRVITRRAPRSTEVQSVIAQHQAHCKFERLSERTTRFYLDACRSLEGYMQGAGCPPDLNEFQPDDLRGYMSYLRECGLSEGSVLAHLRGIRAMWGWAVKDDLLRETPFSRVRLPKNPKRIMPALQPGQFEQLLSAAKAHPRYPLRNLALLTTMFDTGVRVSELVGLELEHIDWDGGQLRVLGKGNKERRVPAGKGALRSLHRYVHRERMPSRETETRVFLNKFREPLAVTGVQQELEYLAGKAGMTRADCTPHTFRRGFAVQYLRNGGDVFQLQQILGHESLEMTRRYVRYLDEDLKNAHTRNSPVDLLGKAK comes from the coding sequence ATGCAGCACCGGGGCAAGAGCCACAAGCAGACACCGCCACCCGTCCCCAGTCGAGTCATCACGCGCAGGGCGCCGCGCAGCACGGAGGTCCAGTCGGTCATCGCTCAGCATCAGGCGCACTGCAAGTTCGAGCGGCTGAGCGAGCGAACCACCCGGTTCTACTTGGATGCCTGTAGGTCGTTGGAGGGGTACATGCAGGGGGCGGGTTGCCCGCCGGACCTGAATGAGTTCCAGCCGGACGACCTACGGGGGTACATGAGTTACCTGCGGGAGTGCGGGCTGTCCGAAGGCAGCGTGCTCGCTCACCTGCGAGGTATCCGGGCGATGTGGGGCTGGGCGGTCAAGGACGACCTGCTGCGGGAGACACCGTTCAGCCGGGTGCGGTTGCCGAAGAATCCGAAGCGAATCATGCCCGCCCTGCAACCGGGGCAGTTCGAGCAGCTTCTGTCTGCGGCGAAGGCCCACCCCAGGTATCCCCTGCGGAACCTGGCGCTGCTGACGACCATGTTCGATACGGGAGTGCGCGTCAGCGAGCTGGTCGGGTTGGAGCTGGAGCACATTGACTGGGATGGGGGCCAGCTCCGGGTGCTGGGCAAGGGGAACAAGGAGCGCCGGGTGCCTGCCGGGAAGGGGGCGCTGCGGTCGTTGCACCGGTATGTCCACCGTGAGCGGATGCCGTCGCGTGAGACGGAGACGCGGGTTTTCCTGAACAAGTTTCGGGAGCCGCTGGCGGTGACGGGAGTGCAGCAGGAACTGGAGTACCTGGCGGGCAAGGCGGGAATGACCCGTGCCGACTGCACCCCGCACACCTTCCGGCGAGGCTTCGCGGTCCAGTACCTCCGCAACGGCGGGGACGTATTCCAGCTTCAGCAGATTCTGGGGCACGAATCCTTGGAGATGACGCGGCGGTACGTGCGGTATCTGGACGAGGACCTGAAGAACGCACACACGCGCAACTCCCCGGTGGACCTGTTGGGGAAGGCCAAGTGA
- a CDS encoding restriction endonuclease, which produces MPTHKARTPWFPTYPYAAALYSVLPGVSVQAMKTLDQAIGAQMGTAANPVDWSRPDEWIGERLKGESRELALHIWQGTKGVVNPRYPGGPMHLARNHALLKTVGGMYALTEAGEAFVRGDPDLLRVVDEGEGIPQVLAALSGFEAASRKELLPGWVEALGGDSRSEGTLSGLLYDRLMNLVDRGLVERVGSRKYALMDAGRAYLGQVGPQEVSGRYRLDEAAREYRAGQRARLRELLGGMHPYRFEHLIRELLAEMGYEDAVVTKQSGDKGIDVVATAKFGIMTVKEVVQVKRVPGTTGRTVIDQLRGVLPLHGAIRGTVITLGTFAAGAKEVAVHVGAAPITLIDGETLIDLLIEHEVGVTPRRVEVYEVEEAFFSEEAPPLEEEQGAEA; this is translated from the coding sequence ATGCCCACCCACAAGGCCCGCACTCCCTGGTTCCCCACCTACCCCTATGCGGCGGCCCTGTACTCCGTCCTGCCCGGCGTGTCCGTACAGGCCATGAAGACGCTTGACCAGGCCATCGGCGCCCAGATGGGCACGGCGGCCAATCCGGTGGACTGGTCCAGGCCCGACGAGTGGATTGGGGAACGCCTCAAGGGCGAGTCGCGGGAACTGGCCCTGCACATCTGGCAGGGCACGAAGGGAGTGGTGAACCCCCGTTACCCCGGCGGGCCGATGCACCTGGCCCGGAACCACGCACTGCTGAAGACCGTGGGCGGGATGTACGCGCTCACCGAGGCCGGGGAAGCGTTTGTGCGGGGCGACCCCGACCTGCTTCGCGTGGTGGACGAGGGCGAGGGCATCCCGCAGGTGCTGGCGGCCCTGTCGGGCTTCGAGGCGGCCAGCCGCAAGGAGCTGCTGCCGGGGTGGGTGGAGGCCCTGGGCGGGGACAGCCGCTCGGAGGGCACCCTGTCGGGCCTGCTGTACGACCGGCTGATGAATCTGGTGGACCGTGGCCTGGTGGAGCGGGTGGGAAGCCGGAAGTACGCCCTGATGGATGCTGGCCGGGCCTACCTGGGGCAGGTGGGGCCGCAGGAGGTCAGCGGGCGCTACAGGCTGGACGAGGCGGCGCGGGAGTACCGGGCGGGGCAGCGGGCGCGGCTGCGGGAACTCCTCGGCGGGATGCACCCGTACCGCTTCGAACACCTCATCCGGGAACTGCTCGCCGAGATGGGCTACGAGGACGCCGTGGTCACCAAGCAGAGCGGCGACAAGGGCATCGACGTGGTGGCGACCGCCAAGTTCGGCATCATGACGGTGAAGGAAGTGGTGCAGGTCAAGCGGGTGCCCGGAACCACGGGTCGCACGGTGATTGACCAGCTTCGCGGGGTCCTGCCGCTGCACGGTGCGATTCGGGGCACCGTCATCACCCTGGGCACGTTCGCGGCCGGGGCCAAGGAGGTGGCCGTGCATGTGGGGGCCGCGCCCATCACCCTGATTGACGGCGAGACGCTGATAGACCTCCTCATCGAGCATGAGGTGGGGGTGACGCCGCGCCGGGTGGAGGTCTACGAGGTGGAGGAAGCTTTCTTCTCGGAGGAGGCACCGCCCCTGGAGGAAGAGCAGGGGGCCGAGGCTTAA